The genomic interval ATAGATATAGTGTTTGTTCTTTATTCGTATAAATTAGGAATTTATACAGAAATGTTAGTGAGGCACACTATAAAAATGGCACAGCGGGTGAATAAACTCATTATTCCATTATGGTTATCTTTATCAGGTGAATTAGAGATAAGTTATGAAATTCTGAAAGAAAGTGGACTTCCATTTTATTCGTCCGCTAATGCTGGTGTCAGTGCTATCAAACATTTTACAGACTATCATATGAAAATGAGTCGATTAAACACCCTTATGTGAAGGATTTAAAAATACCAGGATTCTCAGTTGAATTATCGGATATACCATCTAGCGTTCAGCGATATCCGCCGTTGCTTGGAGAACATACTGATGAAGTATTAAATGAACTTGACTACTCTTATACACAAATTAAAGAGTTAAAGAGAGCGAAGGTATTTTGACTTAGAATGATTCATCAAAAGCAAGCGATTGCATACGTGATACTACGCAATAAAAAAGGGGGACAGATGATGGAAAAAAGCCAATCAAATCGAAATTGGATTATTGTATTCGTCGCTTGTTTTTTAGGTCTTATGGTAGATGGAATGGATTTGCAAATGCTATCGTTAACAATTCCTGCTTTAATGGAAGAGTTCCAAATTACAAAAACACAAGCAGGGATTATTAGCACATGGTCTTTAGTAGGTATGGCCGTCGGTGGCATTATAGGTGGTTGGCTATCTGATCGATTTGGTCGGGTACGGATGGCAACCTATATGATGATCGTTTTCTCTGTAGGAACTGCTTTACTTGGTTTAGTGCAAACATACGAGCAATTTATCGTCGTTCGATTTCTTTCTGCTATCGGGATTGGAGCGGAATATTCTATAGTCACAATGCTTATGGCTGAATATGTACCAACGAAAAAACGGACAACTATTTTAGGTTCATTACAAGCAGCTTATTCAGTTGGTTACTTAGTAGCGGCCTTATTGGCAGGTGCAATCTTACCGATTTATGGATGGCGGCCTCTTTACCTTATTTCTATTTTACCTGTAGCTTTAGCTATTTATATCAGATTTAAGATACCAGAACCTCAAGGTTGGTTAGAAGCAAAACAACAACCGAAACAATTCAAGAAAAATGAATGGCTCACAATCTTCAAAGAACCGAAAACAAGAGCAATTTTCCTGTTCTGGATTATTACTTCAACCTTTTTACAGTTTGGCTATTATGGTGTAGGGACTTGGTTGCCGACTTATATTATCGAGGATTTAGGTTTCAATTTTAAGACGATGACAAGTTATCTTGTTGGAAGCTATACAGCCATGATTTTAGGTAAAATTCTTGCAGGTTGGTTAGCAGATAGATATGGCCGTCGTAATGTATATATTCTAAGTGGTTTATTGACAGCTATTTCTTTACCGGTCATTTATTTGTATAACACACCAGGCAATATCATTATCTTACTTACAATCCTTGGATTTTTATATGGTGCACAATATGGAATTAATTCAACGTATATGAGCGAAAGCTTCCCGACACACATTCGGGGTACAGCTGTAGGCGGTGCCTATAATATCGGACGATTTGGGGCAGCGATAGCACCTATTATCATCGGTATTATTGCCGAAGCTCAATCCATTGGGTTCGGCCTGGCTACGCTAGGTATAGCCTATGCATTATCCGGAATTATTCCAGCCTTATTTATTCGAGAAAAAATGTATGATCCATTTAAAAATAAAGAAAACAGTTTAGGTAATGAAAATGAAAACGTTTCCGAAGATCGTGTTATGTGATGTAAACGTTGAGCAGATTAAATAGAATGTGAGTGTTAGATTTATCCTATTTAATTATACTAGTTTAAGAATTTAAAAAGAGAGTGAAAAATGATGTGAGAGGATGTGTTTAATAGTCAGGTTCACTCATGAGAACGCGATTAGTATATGAGCCTATATTA from Peribacillus asahii carries:
- a CDS encoding MFS transporter yields the protein MMEKSQSNRNWIIVFVACFLGLMVDGMDLQMLSLTIPALMEEFQITKTQAGIISTWSLVGMAVGGIIGGWLSDRFGRVRMATYMMIVFSVGTALLGLVQTYEQFIVVRFLSAIGIGAEYSIVTMLMAEYVPTKKRTTILGSLQAAYSVGYLVAALLAGAILPIYGWRPLYLISILPVALAIYIRFKIPEPQGWLEAKQQPKQFKKNEWLTIFKEPKTRAIFLFWIITSTFLQFGYYGVGTWLPTYIIEDLGFNFKTMTSYLVGSYTAMILGKILAGWLADRYGRRNVYILSGLLTAISLPVIYLYNTPGNIIILLTILGFLYGAQYGINSTYMSESFPTHIRGTAVGGAYNIGRFGAAIAPIIIGIIAEAQSIGFGLATLGIAYALSGIIPALFIREKMYDPFKNKENSLGNENENVSEDRVM